In one Butyrivibrio proteoclasticus B316 genomic region, the following are encoded:
- the ftsH gene encoding ATP-dependent zinc metalloprotease FtsH → MDNNQNQRNNNPLGDGSNSPRRQNIILLLVAALVTMICMTYFLRAFSENTNQEWTYTQFIQAVDEGRVDSIVITDDRINITLKEDADKVQGGRPSLVTTWGGVGTMTYYTGKAEDDSDLTQRMIEAGVTVSSEVPDNSGVILSFFLYYVAPILLMWLILSLIFRKMGRGGGPLSVGKSNAKIYVQKETGVTFKDVAGEDEAKESLVEVVDFLHNPAKYAKIGAKLPKGALLVGPPGTGKTLLAKAVAGEAHVPFYSLAGSDFIELYVGVGASRVRDLFSEASKNAPCIIFIDEIDAIGRSRDSKYGGGNEEREQTLNQLLSEMDGFDSSKGVLILGATNRPEILDKALLRPGRFDRRIIVDKPDLKGREEILKVHSKDVKMDETVDLKGIALATSGAVGSDLANMINEAAINAVKAHREYVCQQDLMEAVEQVLVGKEKKDRILSKEERKIVSYHEVGHALISAVQKNTEPVQKITIVPRTMGALGYVMQVPEDEKYLQTKDEIIDDIIVSLGGRAAEEVIFNTVTTGAENDIEKATSMARSMITMFGMSDRFGLMQLESVQNRYLDGNRVLNCSDETATLVDAEVQKLLAECYEKAKQIIREHLDAMDKIAQFLIEKETITGKEFMKIYREVENIPEPTEEEIEAAKRGRIYATRAESALVGENVPVKTPKKEETPDTPSIFDQDNGSSLNPQNPDQSQAPEYGQFQSIFDAQVTDDGVQNTASPAGDNSDSNDQPEVGNDNRGRFSNVPNDFDK, encoded by the coding sequence ATGGATAATAATCAAAATCAAAGAAATAATAATCCACTTGGTGATGGATCAAATTCACCCAGAAGGCAGAATATAATATTGTTACTGGTTGCAGCTCTTGTTACCATGATCTGCATGACATATTTCCTTCGTGCCTTCTCAGAAAATACTAATCAGGAATGGACTTATACACAGTTTATACAGGCTGTGGATGAAGGTAGAGTCGATAGTATAGTTATTACTGACGACAGGATCAATATTACATTAAAGGAAGATGCTGACAAAGTACAGGGAGGAAGACCAAGTCTTGTAACTACCTGGGGCGGCGTTGGCACAATGACCTATTACACAGGAAAGGCAGAGGATGACAGCGATCTGACGCAGCGCATGATTGAGGCAGGTGTCACAGTCAGCAGCGAAGTGCCGGATAATTCAGGTGTCATTCTTTCATTCTTCTTATATTATGTAGCTCCTATATTACTTATGTGGCTCATTCTTTCACTGATCTTCAGGAAGATGGGAAGAGGCGGAGGTCCTCTTAGCGTAGGTAAGAGCAATGCCAAGATCTACGTCCAGAAGGAAACAGGTGTTACTTTCAAGGACGTAGCTGGCGAAGATGAGGCAAAAGAGTCACTTGTTGAAGTTGTAGACTTCCTTCACAATCCTGCCAAGTATGCCAAGATTGGTGCCAAGCTTCCAAAGGGAGCACTTCTTGTGGGCCCTCCAGGAACAGGTAAGACACTTCTTGCCAAGGCTGTAGCAGGAGAAGCGCATGTTCCTTTTTATTCCCTTGCAGGATCAGATTTCATTGAGCTCTATGTTGGTGTAGGTGCCAGCCGAGTACGTGATCTCTTTAGCGAGGCAAGTAAGAATGCGCCATGTATTATTTTCATAGATGAGATTGATGCTATCGGACGTAGCCGTGACAGTAAGTACGGTGGCGGCAATGAGGAAAGAGAGCAGACTCTTAACCAGCTTTTGTCTGAGATGGACGGATTTGATTCTTCAAAGGGTGTTCTTATACTTGGAGCAACCAACAGACCTGAAATCCTTGATAAAGCCCTTCTTAGACCAGGACGTTTTGACAGAAGGATCATAGTTGACAAGCCTGATCTCAAGGGCCGTGAGGAAATCCTCAAGGTTCATTCCAAGGATGTTAAGATGGATGAAACTGTTGATCTTAAGGGAATTGCCCTTGCTACAAGCGGAGCAGTTGGTTCTGATCTTGCCAACATGATCAACGAGGCTGCAATCAATGCGGTTAAGGCTCATCGTGAGTATGTATGTCAGCAGGATCTTATGGAAGCTGTTGAGCAGGTTCTTGTTGGTAAGGAAAAGAAAGACCGAATCCTTAGCAAGGAAGAACGCAAGATCGTTTCTTATCACGAAGTTGGACATGCACTTATCAGCGCCGTTCAGAAGAATACAGAGCCGGTACAGAAAATTACAATTGTTCCCAGAACTATGGGAGCATTGGGATATGTTATGCAGGTTCCTGAAGATGAGAAATACCTTCAGACCAAAGATGAGATCATTGATGACATTATCGTATCTCTTGGCGGAAGAGCAGCAGAAGAAGTTATTTTCAACACTGTTACAACCGGTGCTGAGAATGATATCGAGAAAGCCACATCAATGGCTCGCAGCATGATCACAATGTTTGGTATGAGCGACAGATTTGGACTTATGCAGCTTGAGTCAGTTCAGAACAGATACCTTGATGGCAACAGAGTTCTCAATTGCAGTGATGAGACAGCAACTCTTGTAGATGCAGAAGTTCAGAAGCTCCTTGCAGAGTGCTACGAGAAGGCTAAACAGATCATCAGAGAACATCTTGATGCTATGGACAAGATTGCTCAGTTCCTTATTGAAAAAGAGACTATTACCGGTAAGGAATTCATGAAGATATACCGCGAGGTTGAGAATATTCCTGAGCCTACAGAAGAGGAAATTGAGGCAGCTAAGCGTGGACGTATCTATGCTACAAGAGCTGAATCAGCACTTGTTGGTGAGAATGTTCCAGTTAAAACTCCCAAGAAGGAAGAGACACCAGACACTCCATCGATATTTGACCAGGATAACGGTTCATCATTAAATCCACAGAATCCTGATCAGAGTCAGGCGCCTGAATACGGACAGTTCCAGAGTATATTCGACGCCCAGGTAACAGATGACGGTGTTCAGAATACAGCATCACCTGCCGGTGATAATTCAGACAGCAATGATCAGCCGGAAGTAGGAAATGATAATCGCGGAAGATTTTCAAATGTACCAAATGATTTTGACAAATAA
- the uvrC gene encoding excinuclease ABC subunit UvrC encodes MSNFDIKEELKKLPNKPGVYIMRDENDTIMYVGKAINLHNRVRSYFRANIGRGPQIDQMVKLIARFEYIVTDSELEALVLENNLIKENSPRYNTLLKDDKTYPYIKVTVSEDYPRVLFSRLMKKDKSRYFGPFTSAAAVKDTIDLINKIYGLRTCNRVLPRDIGLERPCLNYHMKQCCGPCTGAISKEEYRKRIDGALDFLNGNYTVIIKDLQDKMEAASEELDFENAAKYRDLLSSVKVVAQKQKMTDSSMEDKDIVAIASDDKDAVVQVFFVRDGRLIGREHFYMTHVSENPQAEILLNFVKQFYAGTPFIPRELMLPEPIEDMEIIEKWLTQRKGSRVYITVPERGQKEKLMELAAQNAELVLSKDKERIKREEGRTIGAVKEIENLLGIKGLNRMEAYDISNISGFANVGSMVVYEKGKPKKSDYRKFRIKSVAGPDDYACMHEVLTRRLLHGIEERHDLEVRDIDAQYGSFTKFPDLILMDGGRGQVNICLQVLDELGIHIPVCGMVKDDNHRTRGLYYNNVELPIDTRSEGFKLITRIQDEAHRFAIEYHRSLRSKSQVKSSLDDIPGVGPSRRKALMRNFKSIEDIRNASVEELSQVPEIPESTARQIYDFFHSEN; translated from the coding sequence ATGAGTAATTTTGATATAAAAGAAGAACTTAAAAAACTCCCCAATAAGCCCGGAGTTTATATCATGCGTGATGAGAATGATACCATCATGTATGTTGGAAAAGCCATAAACCTGCACAATCGTGTCAGGTCTTATTTTCGTGCCAATATTGGACGTGGCCCTCAGATAGATCAGATGGTCAAACTGATTGCCCGTTTTGAATATATCGTAACTGACTCTGAACTTGAGGCTCTTGTTTTGGAGAACAACCTGATAAAAGAGAATTCGCCGCGATACAACACACTTCTCAAAGATGATAAGACCTATCCATATATTAAAGTGACCGTATCAGAAGATTATCCAAGAGTTCTCTTTTCCCGACTTATGAAAAAAGACAAGTCCAGATACTTCGGACCTTTTACCAGCGCAGCTGCTGTTAAAGACACAATTGACCTGATCAATAAGATATATGGGCTCAGGACCTGTAACAGAGTGCTTCCAAGAGATATAGGCCTTGAGAGACCATGCCTCAACTATCATATGAAGCAGTGTTGCGGCCCTTGCACCGGCGCTATTTCCAAGGAAGAGTACAGAAAGAGAATTGATGGCGCACTGGATTTTTTAAACGGCAACTATACAGTGATCATCAAAGACCTGCAGGATAAGATGGAAGCTGCTTCCGAAGAACTTGATTTTGAAAATGCAGCCAAGTACAGAGACCTTCTCTCTAGCGTCAAAGTGGTTGCCCAGAAACAGAAGATGACAGACTCCTCTATGGAGGATAAAGATATTGTGGCAATAGCATCGGATGATAAAGATGCAGTAGTTCAGGTTTTCTTTGTAAGAGATGGAAGGCTCATTGGAAGAGAGCATTTCTATATGACACATGTATCAGAAAACCCGCAGGCAGAGATACTTCTTAACTTTGTTAAACAGTTCTATGCCGGAACTCCATTTATACCAAGAGAGCTGATGCTTCCTGAGCCAATAGAGGACATGGAGATCATCGAGAAATGGCTGACTCAGAGAAAGGGCAGCAGAGTATATATTACTGTTCCTGAGAGAGGACAGAAAGAGAAACTCATGGAACTTGCTGCGCAGAATGCAGAGCTGGTTCTTTCCAAGGATAAAGAAAGAATTAAGAGAGAAGAAGGAAGAACAATCGGAGCGGTTAAAGAGATTGAGAACCTTCTTGGAATCAAGGGACTTAACAGAATGGAAGCCTATGATATTTCCAACATTAGCGGCTTTGCAAATGTCGGTTCCATGGTGGTTTACGAAAAGGGTAAGCCTAAAAAGAGTGATTACAGAAAATTCAGGATCAAGTCCGTTGCAGGACCTGATGATTACGCCTGCATGCATGAAGTGCTAACAAGGCGACTGCTTCATGGAATAGAAGAAAGACATGACCTTGAGGTAAGAGACATTGATGCTCAGTACGGAAGCTTTACCAAGTTTCCTGATCTTATCTTAATGGATGGTGGCCGAGGTCAGGTCAATATATGTCTTCAGGTTTTGGATGAACTTGGCATCCATATTCCGGTATGTGGAATGGTCAAGGATGACAACCATAGGACAAGGGGCCTGTATTATAACAATGTAGAACTCCCTATAGATACGAGATCAGAAGGCTTTAAGCTTATCACCAGAATTCAGGATGAGGCTCACAGATTTGCTATAGAATACCACAGATCACTTCGCTCCAAGTCTCAGGTAAAGAGCTCACTTGATGATATACCGGGAGTTGGCCCATCAAGAAGAAAAGCCCTTATGAGAAACTTCAAGTCTATAGAAGATATCAGAAATGCCAGCGTAGAAGAATTGTCACAGGTTCCGGAAATCCCAGAGAGCACAGCAAGACAGATATACGACTTTTTCCACAGTGAGAACTAG
- a CDS encoding vWA domain-containing protein, whose protein sequence is MKKSKFLKGVLSAVLALSLTACSNNVTNNTTLNNALSYDDAVTELGTFYRKINPSTVPARLDVDMAEASVADSLADIDTFDMMLTGNGSLNLEIAAPSEFSGKSYPDEWLVAVGQKFNKAGYTVNGKSVSVSIRKISSGETLTYITEGGYQPDLYIPSNEMWGEMLVANGIKANKLTDRIAGNTAGILMSKEVYDSYTEKYGEVTMDGVLKAAIAGDMVFAYTNPYTSATGMNILCSMLHAFDNENPLSDNAVDQLVQYQNNAPTAAYTTSILKESASKGIIDAMVMEEQTYINTPELKNYVYTPAGVRHDHPVYAFPWTDEDELEAAKMFVDFCLTSDSQSMATERGFNLHEDYVSEDYGMTGSDFLSAQKVWKTNKNGTRPTIAVFVTDISGSMNGTRIKSLKNSLLSTMQYIDSSSYIGLVSYSDKVYINLPIAQFDNKQRAYFSGAVKDLDVGGQTATYDAVLVGMQMLMEKSKEVPDANMMLFVLSDGAQNAGFELKRITPIVGGLGISVYTIGYEMTDSDKEDLKALSEINEAVCIDADTEDIVNELRNLFNVNM, encoded by the coding sequence ATGAAAAAAAGCAAATTCTTAAAAGGGGTGCTGTCAGCAGTGCTGGCTTTATCGCTTACTGCCTGCAGCAACAATGTGACAAACAACACTACACTTAACAATGCACTTAGCTATGATGATGCGGTAACAGAGCTTGGAACTTTTTACAGGAAGATCAATCCTTCAACAGTTCCGGCAAGACTTGACGTAGATATGGCAGAAGCTTCTGTTGCTGATTCTCTTGCAGATATTGACACATTCGATATGATGCTTACAGGAAATGGCAGCTTGAATTTAGAGATAGCTGCTCCATCTGAGTTTAGTGGAAAGTCCTATCCTGATGAGTGGCTTGTAGCAGTTGGACAGAAGTTTAATAAGGCCGGATATACGGTTAATGGCAAGAGTGTATCAGTTTCTATCAGGAAGATTTCATCAGGTGAAACACTTACTTATATCACAGAGGGCGGATACCAGCCTGATCTTTACATTCCATCTAATGAGATGTGGGGTGAAATGCTTGTAGCAAACGGAATCAAGGCTAACAAGCTCACAGACAGAATTGCCGGAAACACTGCAGGTATTCTGATGTCCAAGGAAGTTTATGACTCTTATACAGAAAAATATGGCGAAGTAACCATGGATGGTGTTCTCAAGGCAGCAATTGCCGGAGATATGGTATTTGCCTATACAAACCCATATACATCAGCAACAGGTATGAATATCCTCTGCTCAATGCTTCACGCTTTTGACAATGAGAATCCACTTTCCGATAACGCCGTTGATCAGCTTGTTCAGTATCAGAATAATGCACCTACAGCAGCTTATACAACATCAATCCTCAAGGAGTCAGCTTCTAAGGGAATCATTGATGCTATGGTAATGGAGGAGCAGACATACATTAACACTCCTGAGCTCAAGAATTATGTTTACACACCTGCAGGTGTTCGTCATGATCACCCGGTTTATGCTTTCCCTTGGACAGACGAAGATGAATTGGAAGCTGCCAAGATGTTTGTTGATTTTTGCCTCACTTCAGATAGTCAGTCAATGGCTACAGAAAGAGGATTTAACCTTCATGAAGACTATGTTTCAGAAGACTATGGAATGACAGGTAGTGACTTCTTATCAGCTCAGAAGGTATGGAAGACCAACAAGAATGGTACTCGTCCTACTATCGCAGTATTTGTTACAGATATTTCCGGTTCTATGAACGGAACAAGGATCAAGTCCCTCAAGAATTCACTGCTCAGCACAATGCAGTACATTGATTCCAGCAGCTATATCGGACTTGTAAGCTATAGTGATAAAGTTTATATCAATCTTCCGATTGCTCAGTTCGACAATAAGCAGAGAGCTTACTTTAGTGGAGCGGTAAAAGATCTTGATGTTGGCGGTCAGACAGCTACTTACGACGCAGTTCTTGTCGGAATGCAGATGCTCATGGAAAAGAGCAAGGAAGTTCCGGATGCAAACATGATGCTCTTTGTTCTTTCAGACGGAGCACAGAATGCCGGCTTTGAACTTAAAAGAATTACACCAATAGTTGGTGGACTTGGAATTTCGGTATATACTATAGGTTATGAGATGACTGATTCTGATAAAGAAGACCTTAAGGCTCTTTCAGAAATCAATGAAGCAGTATGCATTGACGCTGATACAGAAGATATCGTCAATGAACTTAGAAATCTCTTTAATGTAAATATGTGA
- the hprK gene encoding HPr(Ser) kinase/phosphatase: protein MASVSLKTIIEKMKLENLTPELDIKKIRISQPDINRPALQLAGYFEHFEATRLQVIGFVEYTYMESFPEEKKEDMYREFLSFDIPGVVFCRELTPDPLFIKIAIEEKVPVLITKKSTSAFMAEIIRWLNVKLAPCISIHGVLVDIYGVGVLITGESGIGKSETAIELIKRGHRLVSDDVVELRRVSEETLIGTAPDITKHFIEMRGVGIIDVKTLYGVSSVRETQTIDLVIKLEDWDKDKEYDRLGLEEEYTEYLGNKIVCHRIPIRPGRNLAVICESAAVNHRQKAMGYNAAQELYNRVQNSLARRRSDDEDDE, encoded by the coding sequence ATGGCAAGCGTAAGTCTTAAAACTATCATTGAGAAAATGAAGCTTGAGAATCTGACCCCTGAACTTGATATCAAGAAGATCAGGATCAGTCAGCCTGATATCAACAGACCGGCCCTTCAGCTGGCAGGATATTTTGAACATTTCGAAGCTACAAGACTTCAGGTAATCGGATTTGTTGAATATACCTACATGGAGTCATTCCCGGAGGAAAAGAAGGAAGATATGTACAGAGAGTTTCTTTCCTTCGATATTCCTGGCGTGGTATTCTGTAGGGAACTTACTCCGGATCCTCTTTTCATAAAGATAGCTATAGAGGAGAAGGTGCCGGTACTCATTACCAAGAAATCAACTTCTGCATTTATGGCAGAAATTATCAGATGGCTCAATGTTAAACTTGCTCCATGCATTTCTATTCATGGTGTTCTTGTAGATATCTATGGTGTCGGAGTTCTTATTACAGGTGAGAGCGGAATCGGTAAGTCAGAGACAGCCATAGAGCTCATTAAGAGAGGACATCGTCTCGTATCTGATGATGTTGTAGAACTCAGAAGAGTAAGTGAAGAGACTCTTATCGGAACAGCACCTGACATTACCAAGCACTTTATTGAGATGAGAGGCGTTGGTATCATCGATGTTAAGACTCTTTACGGTGTATCAAGCGTAAGAGAGACTCAGACAATCGACCTTGTTATTAAACTTGAAGACTGGGACAAGGACAAAGAGTATGACAGACTCGGACTTGAGGAGGAATACACAGAATATCTTGGGAATAAGATAGTATGTCACCGTATTCCTATCCGCCCGGGTAGAAACCTTGCGGTTATCTGCGAATCTGCAGCTGTTAACCACAGACAGAAAGCTATGGGCTATAATGCAGCTCAGGAGCTTTATAACAGAGTTCAGAATTCTCTTGCTCGCAGACGTAGCGATGATGAGGATGATGAGTAA
- a CDS encoding ROK family glucokinase produces the protein MARYVFGIDLGGTTAKIGLLTEGGEKVDFWEVPTRTENNGEFILADVADAIRAKMNERGIDDSEVIGAGIGVPGAVNVDGLCYQAVNLGWENLNVVNELHSKLKLPVKAGNDANVAALGEAWKGGGRGYQNMLLVTLGTGVGGGIINEGKILAGSKGSGGEIGHIHLEDEEPDACGCGNHGCFEQYASATGAVRLARRILAATDEDSALRHIDNFQCKDVFDEAKKGDKVALQIAEKYGYYLGKGIAITASVVNPEIIVLGGGVSRAGEMLFDLLKPSFEKYVFPGCKDVKFALAKLGNDAGVYGAAKMLLY, from the coding sequence GTGGCTAGATACGTATTCGGAATAGATTTAGGCGGAACAACTGCCAAGATCGGACTGTTGACAGAAGGTGGCGAGAAGGTAGATTTCTGGGAAGTTCCTACCAGAACTGAGAACAATGGAGAGTTTATCCTTGCGGATGTTGCAGATGCAATCAGAGCCAAGATGAACGAAAGAGGAATCGATGACTCAGAAGTAATCGGTGCAGGAATTGGTGTTCCTGGTGCTGTTAATGTAGATGGTCTGTGCTATCAGGCTGTAAACCTTGGATGGGAGAATCTCAATGTTGTTAACGAGCTTCATTCCAAGTTAAAGCTTCCTGTAAAAGCCGGTAATGATGCAAACGTAGCAGCTCTCGGCGAAGCCTGGAAGGGCGGCGGACGCGGCTATCAGAACATGCTTCTCGTAACACTTGGAACAGGTGTTGGCGGAGGAATCATCAACGAAGGTAAGATTCTTGCCGGTTCTAAGGGATCAGGCGGAGAAATTGGTCATATTCATCTTGAGGATGAAGAGCCTGATGCATGCGGATGCGGTAACCACGGCTGTTTTGAGCAGTACGCAAGCGCAACAGGAGCTGTAAGACTTGCCAGGAGAATTCTTGCGGCAACAGACGAAGACAGCGCGCTTAGACATATTGATAATTTCCAGTGCAAGGATGTATTCGATGAAGCCAAGAAGGGTGATAAGGTTGCTCTTCAGATTGCTGAAAAATATGGATATTACCTTGGAAAAGGAATTGCTATTACAGCAAGCGTTGTTAACCCTGAGATCATTGTTCTTGGTGGCGGCGTATCAAGAGCCGGAGAGATGCTCTTTGATCTCCTGAAGCCAAGCTTTGAGAAATATGTATTCCCTGGCTGCAAGGATGTCAAGTTTGCTCTTGCTAAGCTTGGAAATGACGCCGGAGTATATGGCGCGGCCAAGATGCTGTTGTATTAA